The region GCGAGTGCGAATACCAGCACCTCGGTGGCCAGCGAACCCGAGCGCAGCGTCAACGGCAAGACGCACACCACGAGCAGCGCCAGCAATAGAAAGCGGTAGCGGTGCAGCACGCCATTCGCCGCCGGCTCAGACGACGTCGATGCCTTCGACACAACCGGTTTAGAGGTATCGATCATGCCGCCCTCCCCAACAACCCGTTTGGACGCAGCAACAGGACCGCCGCCATCGCGACATAGATCATCAACCGCGCGCCCTCCGGCCACAGCGTGCTCATTACGCTTTGCACGATGCCGACCAGCAATCCGCCGACGAGCGCCCCCAGAAAATTGCCCATTCCGCCGACCACGACCACCACGAACGCGACACTCAACGCCTCGATACCCATGAATGGATCGACGCCGCGAATCGGCGCGGCAAGTACCCCTGCCAAGGCGGCCGTTGCCGCACCCAGCGCAAACACGAGACTGAATACGCGCAGAACGTTGATACCGAGCAGCGACACCATCTCGGTCGATTCGCTGCCCGCCCGCACCGCGCTACCGAGCCGTGTGCCTTCCAGCACCCACCACAGCAATGCCGCCAGTACCGCGGTAAAGCCAATCACGAATAGCCGGTACTTCGGGTACACGAAACTCCCCCAGATCACCACGCCGTTCAGCACGTCCGGAACCGCTACGTTATCGCCGAGCGGCCCCCAGACCAGAATCGCGCACTCCTGCACGACGAGCGCGAGGCCGACGGTGACGAGAATATGGAACTCGTGCTGCTGCGCGTAAACATGACGCAGGATCAGTTTCTCGACGACCCACGCCAGCGCGCCCACGACGATCGGCACGACCACCAGCGCGGTCCAGAAACTCATCGACCATTGCATCGCCTGATAGCAGAAGTACGCGCCGAGTAAATAGAACGCGCCGTGCGCGAAATTCACGAAACGCAGCAGAC is a window of Paraburkholderia sp. D15 DNA encoding:
- a CDS encoding branched-chain amino acid ABC transporter permease, coding for MNVYLLQIVNGIGVGMLYFLLAVGLSIVFGLLRFVNFAHGAFYLLGAYFCYQAMQWSMSFWTALVVVPIVVGALAWVVEKLILRHVYAQQHEFHILVTVGLALVVQECAILVWGPLGDNVAVPDVLNGVVIWGSFVYPKYRLFVIGFTAVLAALLWWVLEGTRLGSAVRAGSESTEMVSLLGINVLRVFSLVFALGAATAALAGVLAAPIRGVDPFMGIEALSVAFVVVVVGGMGNFLGALVGGLLVGIVQSVMSTLWPEGARLMIYVAMAAVLLLRPNGLLGRAA